The Phoenix dactylifera cultivar Barhee BC4 chromosome 9, palm_55x_up_171113_PBpolish2nd_filt_p, whole genome shotgun sequence genome window below encodes:
- the LOC120111837 gene encoding probable auxin efflux carrier component 1b, with amino-acid sequence MPAIIAHSISILSDAGLGMAMFSLGLFMALQPRIIACGNSVAAFAMAVRFVTGPAVMAAASIAVGLRGVLLHIGIVQAALRQGIVPFVFAKEYNVHPDILSTGVIFGMLIALPITLVYYILLGL; translated from the exons ATGCCGGCAATTATCGCTCACTCAATCTCCATTCTATCCGATGCAGGGCTTGGAATGGCCATGTTCAGTCTTG GTTTATTTATGGCATTGCAACCAAGGATTATTGCCTGTGGCAATTCAGTTGCTGCATTTGCAATGGCTGTCAGATTTGTTACAGGACCTGCTGTCATGGCTGCGGCCTCAATTGCTGTTGGACTTAGAGGCGTTCTCTTACATATCGGCATCGTGCAG GCAGCTCTTCGTCAAGGAATTGTTCCATTTGTTTTTGCCAAGGAGTACAACGTGCATCCTGATATTCTTAGCACAGG GGTTATCTTTGGAATGCTGATTGCGCTCCCCATCACGCTGGTTTACTACATATTGCTGGGACTCTAG